A single Desulfovibrio piger DNA region contains:
- the amrA gene encoding AmmeMemoRadiSam system protein A, translating into MGVTFSLNDEERHWLSRLARQSITTALEGREDGPPPLPPALAGGTLAQSLGSFVTLNKDGDLRGCIGNMVGREPLWRNVWRMARAAAFEDPRFPALDAAEWPRCSLHISVLGPLSPCPDPARIVIGRHGLLLRLGMRQGVFLPQVPVEQGWDLPQYLEHLCRKAGLPAGSWRDPQALLFWFESLVFEA; encoded by the coding sequence ATGGGCGTCACCTTTTCCCTCAATGACGAAGAACGGCACTGGCTCTCCCGCCTGGCCCGGCAAAGCATCACAACGGCCCTTGAGGGCCGGGAGGACGGCCCGCCGCCCCTGCCGCCCGCGCTGGCCGGCGGGACACTGGCCCAGTCGCTGGGCTCCTTCGTGACCCTGAACAAGGATGGCGACCTGCGGGGCTGCATCGGCAACATGGTGGGCCGGGAACCGCTCTGGCGGAACGTCTGGCGCATGGCCCGCGCCGCCGCCTTCGAGGATCCCCGCTTCCCTGCCCTGGACGCGGCGGAGTGGCCGCGGTGCAGCCTGCACATCTCCGTGCTGGGCCCCCTGAGCCCCTGCCCCGACCCGGCACGGATCGTCATCGGCCGCCACGGCCTGCTGCTGCGCCTGGGCATGCGCCAGGGCGTCTTCCTGCCGCAGGTGCCCGTGGAACAGGGCTGGGACCTGCCGCAGTACCTGGAACACCTCTGCCGCAAGGCCGGGCTGCCCGCAGGCAGCTGGCGCGATCCCCAGGCCCTGCTCTTCTGGTTCGAAAGCCTGGTCTTCGAGGCCTGA
- a CDS encoding dissimilatory sulfite reductase D family protein codes for MADEKDIIVEFLKSKSASKSKFYFKDFTELFPDKGPREVKKILTRLVNEEVLEFWSSGSTTMYGLKGAGKQAHTEGED; via the coding sequence ATGGCTGACGAAAAAGACATCATCGTCGAATTCCTGAAGAGCAAGTCCGCTTCCAAGTCCAAGTTCTATTTCAAGGACTTCACGGAACTGTTCCCCGACAAGGGCCCCCGTGAAGTGAAGAAGATCCTCACCAGGCTGGTGAACGAGGAAGTGCTGGAATTCTGGTCTTCCGGCTCCACCACCATGTACGGTCTCAAGGGCGCCGGCAAGCAGGCCCATACCGAGGGCGAGGACTAG
- the dsrB gene encoding dissimilatory-type sulfite reductase subunit beta: MAFISSGYNPAKPMEGRITDIGPHKYDEYFPPVIKKNFGKWLYHEILEPGVLMHVAEGGDKVYTVRVGGTRTMSITHIREICDIADKYCGGYLRWTTRNNIEFMVEDEATMKALRDDLNSRKFDGGSFKFPVGGTGAGISNMVHTQGWVHCHTPATDASGPVKCVMDAIFDDFKDMRLPAPVRIALACCINMCGAVHCSDIGLVGIHRKPPMIDHEWADQLCEIPLAVAACPTAAVRPTKVEHNGQKVNSIAIKEDRCMYCGNCYTMCPALPIADHEGDGIAIMVGGKVSNRISMPKFSKVVVGYIPNEPPRWPSLTKTVKHIVEVYAANANKYERLGDWAERIGWESFFKLTGLKFTHHLIDDFRDPAYYTWRQSTQFKF, encoded by the coding sequence ATGGCTTTTATTTCTTCCGGGTACAATCCCGCCAAACCGATGGAAGGCCGCATTACCGACATCGGCCCCCACAAGTACGACGAATACTTCCCGCCGGTCATCAAAAAGAATTTCGGCAAGTGGCTGTACCACGAAATTCTTGAGCCCGGCGTGCTGATGCACGTGGCCGAAGGCGGCGACAAGGTGTACACCGTCCGCGTGGGCGGCACCCGCACCATGTCCATCACCCACATCCGCGAGATCTGCGACATCGCCGACAAGTACTGCGGCGGCTACCTGCGCTGGACCACCCGTAACAACATCGAGTTCATGGTGGAAGACGAAGCCACCATGAAGGCCCTGCGCGACGACCTGAACAGCCGCAAGTTCGACGGCGGTTCCTTCAAGTTCCCCGTGGGCGGCACCGGCGCCGGCATCAGCAACATGGTGCACACCCAGGGCTGGGTGCACTGCCACACCCCCGCCACCGACGCCTCCGGCCCGGTGAAATGCGTGATGGACGCCATCTTTGACGACTTCAAGGACATGCGTCTGCCCGCTCCCGTGCGCATCGCCCTGGCCTGCTGCATCAACATGTGCGGCGCCGTGCACTGCTCCGACATCGGCCTGGTGGGCATCCACCGCAAACCGCCCATGATCGACCACGAATGGGCCGACCAGCTGTGCGAAATCCCGCTGGCCGTGGCCGCCTGCCCCACCGCTGCCGTCCGTCCCACCAAGGTGGAACACAACGGCCAGAAGGTGAACTCCATCGCCATCAAGGAAGACCGCTGCATGTACTGCGGCAACTGCTACACCATGTGCCCCGCCCTGCCCATCGCCGACCACGAAGGCGACGGCATCGCCATCATGGTGGGCGGCAAGGTGTCCAACCGCATCAGCATGCCCAAGTTCTCCAAGGTGGTCGTGGGCTACATCCCCAACGAACCTCCCCGCTGGCCCAGCCTGACCAAGACGGTGAAGCACATCGTCGAAGTCTACGCCGCCAACGCCAACAAGTACGAACGTCTGGGCGACTGGGCCGAACGCATCGGCTGGGAAAGCTTCTTCAAGCTGACCGGCCTGAAGTTCACCCACCACCTCATCGACGACTTCCGCGACCCGGCGTACTACACCTGGCGCCAGAGCACCCAGTTCAAGTTCTAG